A genome region from Paradevosia shaoguanensis includes the following:
- the rfbD gene encoding dTDP-4-dehydrorhamnose reductase has protein sequence MKVLLFGAGGQVGRVLAAMLPQVADLVALGRDEADFTRSGHLADLVAEARPDVVINAAAYTAVDRAESEPELAAQVNAAAPAELAVAAGRAGATLIHYSTDYVFDGTKAGAYVETDPTAPLNVYGRTKREGEVAIAASGADFLVFRTSWVHAPGGNNFIAKMLKLAAERDALKVIDDQIGAPTSARLIAQTTLRALAARAAGNPLASGIYHLTASGETNWNGYARFAIAEAIRRGLSLKARPADVEAVPTTAFPTPARRPLNSRLSTAKLREALGVEMPDWREGVLETLDTTLKDLER, from the coding sequence ATGAAGGTGCTTTTGTTTGGGGCGGGCGGTCAGGTGGGGCGGGTGCTCGCCGCCATGCTCCCACAGGTTGCCGATCTGGTGGCCCTGGGGCGCGACGAGGCCGACTTCACCCGCTCTGGCCACCTCGCCGACCTGGTCGCGGAGGCGCGTCCCGATGTCGTCATCAACGCCGCCGCCTATACCGCGGTAGATCGCGCCGAGAGCGAGCCGGAGCTTGCCGCGCAAGTCAACGCCGCTGCCCCCGCCGAACTCGCCGTCGCCGCGGGCAGGGCAGGGGCCACGCTCATTCACTATTCCACGGATTACGTCTTCGACGGCACCAAGGCGGGCGCCTATGTCGAGACGGACCCGACTGCGCCGCTCAATGTCTATGGCCGCACCAAGCGCGAGGGTGAAGTAGCCATCGCGGCAAGCGGTGCCGATTTTCTGGTGTTTCGTACAAGCTGGGTTCACGCCCCTGGCGGCAATAATTTCATTGCCAAGATGCTCAAGCTGGCAGCCGAGCGCGACGCGTTGAAAGTCATCGACGATCAGATTGGCGCTCCCACCAGTGCGCGGCTCATCGCGCAAACCACCTTGCGCGCACTCGCTGCACGGGCCGCCGGCAATCCGCTTGCCTCCGGCATCTACCATCTCACCGCATCGGGCGAGACCAACTGGAACGGCTATGCCCGTTTCGCCATAGCTGAAGCGATCCGTCGCGGCCTTTCGCTCAAGGCCCGCCCTGCGGATGTCGAGGCCGTACCGACGACTGCGTTCCCGACACCCGCGCGACGCCCGCTCAATTCGCGCCTGTCGACAGCCAAGCTGCGCGAAGCGCTCGGCGTCGAAATGCCCGATTGGCGCGAGGGCGTGCTCGAGACTCTCGATACGACGCTCAAGGACTTGGAAAGATGA
- a CDS encoding response regulator: MIASGIAQMLEEYGYESVRSAHSYADAESAARDAHYDAAILDVMLSTRYVWPIATLLRERGTPFLLLTGLNAESIDSEFRDAPVIFKPFGERELVSALNALM; encoded by the coding sequence TTGATTGCGTCAGGCATCGCCCAGATGCTCGAGGAATACGGCTACGAGTCCGTGCGCTCGGCCCATAGCTATGCCGATGCCGAAAGCGCCGCGCGCGACGCGCATTACGATGCCGCCATTCTCGATGTGATGCTCTCCACGCGCTATGTCTGGCCCATCGCGACGCTGCTGCGCGAGCGCGGCACGCCTTTCCTCCTGCTGACCGGCCTCAATGCCGAAAGCATCGACAGCGAATTCCGCGACGCACCGGTGATCTTCAAGCCCTTTGGCGAGCGTGAACTCGTCAGTGCTCTCAACGCCCTCATGTAA
- a CDS encoding bifunctional acetate--CoA ligase family protein/GNAT family N-acetyltransferase encodes MTIRNLAGTLRPASIAIVGASNREGELGRVVTENIISGGYSGAIYPVSPDYDQVLGFQCYQQVADLPQAPELAILAIPARDTPAAVTELGERGVPAAVVLAGGFDDDVREQLCDAARPFGLRLIGPNTIGLLAPQVRLNASFAHIAPEPGRLGLISQSGAIISSIIDWAAAERIGFSQIFSLGDTVDVDAGDCLNLLAEDARTSAILLYLESVTAPRKFMSAARAAAQIKPVIAIKAGRHDPTTALTQLRTGVASGEDRVIEAAFRRAGIIRVDKLEDLFAAAEIRARFRPLDRGRTAIITNGGGAGILAVDHLLERGCEMASLAPHTFAALDTVLPAAWSRCNPVDILGDAPPERYKAAVEIIASDPGVDALLVMNTPTALASSTDAARAVASLAQEGMVRGKPVLACWLGKFTAEHARTMFKASGIASIETPAAAAEAVELLTRWSTLRHLVERVPENAVQFRTDRVVAARTFRKVAESGRHALSEAEAKSVIAAYGIPVPEMQVAADENEVEHWAAEMLGRYKALAIKLHSHTIFYKSELGGVVLGVESAATAREAARAIRTRLREHGRDAEIEGFSIQPMIRRPHARELMVGLCADPVFGPTALFGSGGLAADVVDDMAVGLVPLDEVLAGDLIEQTRISRQLGSYANVPPADRLAIERTLMGLSQLAIDFPCVTGARINPLLADEHGVIALDANIEIDPARIDERGPGACLAIRPYPSGWEVRAAVRDRAFVIRPMRPVDAALYSAFMARMDAEDLRLRFLAPTQQLSRDMLVSFTQLDYDREIAFVALEEPGGEMAGVVRYSADPDHERAEFGIIVRSDLKGFGLGKILLGRLIAYARADGLRWLDGVVLRENAGMLGLARRFGFASQPGPEDSTLSRISLALDGAPPLDPPVENRLKTTAP; translated from the coding sequence ATGACGATCCGCAATCTCGCCGGAACCCTGCGACCAGCCTCCATCGCCATTGTCGGCGCCTCCAACCGCGAGGGCGAACTCGGGCGCGTGGTCACCGAGAACATCATCAGCGGCGGCTATTCCGGCGCCATCTATCCGGTAAGTCCTGACTACGACCAGGTGCTGGGCTTTCAGTGCTACCAGCAGGTGGCCGATCTTCCGCAGGCGCCTGAACTCGCCATTCTTGCCATCCCTGCGCGTGATACGCCTGCTGCCGTTACCGAACTCGGTGAGCGCGGCGTTCCTGCAGCCGTCGTGCTGGCCGGTGGCTTCGATGACGACGTGCGCGAGCAATTGTGCGACGCGGCGCGGCCCTTCGGTCTGCGGCTCATCGGGCCCAACACGATCGGCCTCCTCGCTCCGCAAGTCCGCCTCAACGCCAGCTTCGCTCACATCGCGCCCGAGCCGGGCCGTCTTGGCCTCATCTCGCAGTCGGGCGCCATCATCTCCTCGATCATCGATTGGGCCGCCGCCGAGCGCATCGGCTTTTCCCAGATATTCTCGCTGGGCGATACGGTGGACGTCGATGCCGGCGACTGCCTCAATCTCCTTGCTGAAGACGCGCGAACCTCGGCCATCCTGCTCTACCTCGAATCCGTCACCGCGCCCCGCAAGTTCATGTCGGCGGCCCGCGCTGCCGCGCAGATAAAGCCCGTCATCGCTATCAAGGCCGGCCGCCATGACCCCACGACGGCACTCACCCAATTGCGGACCGGCGTCGCCTCGGGCGAGGACCGGGTCATCGAAGCCGCCTTCCGTCGTGCCGGCATCATCCGGGTCGACAAGCTCGAAGATCTCTTCGCAGCCGCTGAAATCCGCGCTCGCTTCCGGCCGCTCGATCGCGGCCGCACGGCCATCATCACCAATGGCGGCGGCGCCGGCATCCTCGCGGTCGATCACCTTCTCGAACGCGGCTGCGAAATGGCGTCGCTGGCCCCGCATACGTTCGCCGCCCTCGATACGGTGTTGCCGGCCGCGTGGTCCCGCTGCAACCCGGTCGATATCCTCGGCGACGCCCCACCAGAGCGCTACAAGGCCGCCGTCGAGATCATCGCCAGCGACCCCGGTGTCGATGCCCTTCTCGTCATGAATACGCCAACGGCATTGGCCTCCTCGACCGATGCTGCGCGCGCAGTAGCCAGCCTTGCGCAGGAGGGCATGGTACGCGGCAAGCCTGTGCTCGCCTGCTGGTTGGGCAAGTTCACCGCCGAGCATGCCCGGACCATGTTCAAGGCCAGCGGCATCGCCAGCATCGAAACGCCCGCTGCCGCGGCCGAGGCCGTAGAACTCCTCACCCGATGGTCGACCCTGCGCCACCTGGTCGAACGCGTGCCGGAAAATGCCGTGCAGTTCCGCACGGACCGCGTGGTTGCCGCCCGAACGTTCCGCAAAGTCGCCGAAAGCGGCCGCCACGCTCTTTCCGAGGCCGAGGCGAAATCCGTCATCGCCGCCTATGGCATCCCCGTGCCGGAAATGCAGGTCGCTGCGGATGAAAACGAGGTCGAGCATTGGGCAGCCGAGATGCTCGGCCGCTACAAGGCGCTCGCCATCAAGCTCCATTCCCACACGATCTTCTACAAGTCCGAACTCGGCGGCGTCGTCCTCGGCGTTGAAAGCGCCGCAACCGCGCGCGAGGCCGCTCGCGCCATTCGCACGCGCCTGCGCGAACATGGCCGCGATGCCGAGATCGAAGGCTTTTCCATCCAGCCGATGATCCGTCGTCCCCATGCGCGTGAGCTGATGGTCGGCCTGTGCGCCGACCCGGTTTTCGGCCCAACCGCCCTTTTCGGCTCCGGTGGGCTGGCTGCCGATGTGGTCGACGACATGGCTGTGGGCCTCGTGCCGCTCGACGAAGTGCTGGCCGGTGACCTCATCGAGCAGACGCGCATCAGCCGCCAACTGGGCAGCTATGCCAACGTGCCGCCCGCAGATCGGCTCGCCATCGAGCGAACGCTGATGGGCCTGTCGCAACTGGCCATCGATTTTCCCTGCGTGACAGGCGCGCGTATCAATCCGCTCCTCGCCGACGAGCATGGCGTCATCGCGCTCGATGCCAATATCGAGATCGACCCCGCCCGTATTGACGAGCGTGGGCCCGGCGCCTGCCTCGCTATCCGCCCCTACCCCTCGGGCTGGGAGGTGCGTGCTGCCGTCCGTGACCGGGCTTTCGTCATCCGCCCGATGCGTCCGGTCGATGCTGCGCTTTATTCCGCCTTCATGGCCCGCATGGATGCCGAGGACCTGCGCCTGCGTTTCCTCGCGCCCACCCAGCAACTCTCTCGCGACATGCTCGTCAGCTTCACGCAGCTCGACTATGACCGCGAGATCGCCTTCGTCGCGCTTGAGGAGCCGGGCGGAGAGATGGCGGGCGTCGTGCGCTATTCGGCGGACCCTGACCATGAGCGCGCCGAATTCGGCATCATCGTGCGCAGTGACCTCAAGGGGTTTGGCCTGGGCAAGATCCTGCTCGGCCGCCTCATCGCCTATGCCCGTGCCGACGGCCTGCGCTGGCTCGATGGCGTCGTCCTGCGCGAAAATGCCGGCATGCTCGGCCTCGCCCGCCGCTTCGGGTTCGCCTCGCAGCCGGGCCCCGAGGATTCCACCCTCTCGCGCATTTCGCTGGCTCTCGATGGCGCACCGCCGCTCGACCCGCCTGTGGAAAACCGGTTGAAAACGACAGCGCCTTGA
- a CDS encoding substrate-binding domain-containing protein has translation MRKIVLLALAASLALLGGSAFAQAPNFDDPAAFAKQREELKAVAMGPEGKPWEQYLSDAMADTAKFKKPGPYTLCFSNAGVNNPWRVVGWTDMQAEVDLHKDQIKEFIAVDAQGSDDKQIADIGDLLAGGKCDLLIVSPNTTAALTPAVEKACATLPVVVFDRGVNTPCPVTFVHPVGGYGFGISAGEFVAANVPKGSNVLMLRILPGVDVLETRYSAAKRIFDEAGINIIGAEFTDGDNAKTKSIVEDYIQKGKIDAVWMDAGATAVAAIEAFEDAGVDVPVFTGEDQQDFLQKWKALNLKAIAPTYPAYQWRSAIIAALKVLNGEPVPGPEWVLPQPSITQDTLDNFINEKMPPLHYAMCGCEGMPDYPARWGGK, from the coding sequence ATGAGGAAGATCGTACTTCTGGCGCTGGCGGCAAGCCTGGCGCTTCTGGGGGGCAGCGCATTCGCGCAGGCACCCAATTTCGACGATCCTGCTGCCTTCGCCAAGCAGCGCGAGGAACTCAAGGCCGTGGCCATGGGCCCCGAGGGCAAGCCCTGGGAGCAATACCTGTCCGACGCCATGGCCGATACGGCCAAGTTCAAGAAGCCCGGCCCTTACACGCTGTGCTTCTCCAATGCCGGGGTGAACAATCCGTGGCGCGTCGTCGGCTGGACCGACATGCAGGCCGAAGTCGACCTGCACAAGGACCAGATCAAGGAATTCATCGCCGTCGACGCCCAGGGTTCTGACGACAAGCAGATCGCCGATATCGGTGACCTGCTGGCCGGTGGCAAGTGCGACCTGTTGATCGTTTCGCCCAACACCACTGCGGCCCTGACGCCGGCCGTCGAAAAGGCTTGCGCCACGCTCCCGGTCGTCGTCTTCGACCGCGGCGTCAACACCCCTTGCCCGGTGACCTTCGTGCACCCGGTGGGTGGCTACGGCTTCGGCATTTCCGCTGGCGAGTTCGTGGCGGCCAATGTGCCCAAGGGCTCCAATGTCCTCATGTTACGCATCTTGCCAGGCGTGGACGTGCTCGAAACACGTTACTCAGCCGCCAAGCGCATCTTCGATGAGGCCGGCATCAACATCATCGGCGCCGAATTCACCGATGGCGACAATGCCAAGACCAAGTCGATCGTTGAGGACTACATCCAGAAGGGCAAGATCGACGCCGTCTGGATGGATGCCGGCGCCACCGCTGTCGCCGCCATCGAAGCCTTCGAGGACGCAGGCGTGGACGTGCCGGTCTTCACCGGCGAGGACCAGCAGGACTTCCTCCAGAAGTGGAAGGCCCTGAACCTCAAGGCCATCGCCCCGACCTATCCGGCCTATCAATGGCGTTCGGCCATCATCGCCGCGCTCAAGGTTCTGAACGGCGAGCCCGTCCCGGGCCCGGAATGGGTGCTGCCGCAGCCGTCCATTACCCAGGACACGCTGGACAACTTCATCAACGAAAAGATGCCCCCGCTGCACTACGCGATGTGCGGTTGCGAAGGCATGCCGGACTATCCGGCTCGTTGGGGCGGTAAGTAA